From Cellulomonas fimi ATCC 484, a single genomic window includes:
- a CDS encoding ATP-binding cassette domain-containing protein: MITVRDLRVELGGRVVLDGLDIDLPDDGVVAVMGPNGSGKTTLGRVLLGLVPPTSGVVDGRPARCSAVFQEDRLCEHLDAVANVRLVLPRDVSSTSVVTALRDLGLPADALRRPVRALSGGQRRRVVIARALLPAADLVFLDEPLTGIDADGREAVLAWIAEACRGRAVLLVTHDRADAERLHGDVVELAPHHDRRALDGVTDARL; this comes from the coding sequence GTGATCACGGTCCGGGACCTGCGGGTCGAGCTCGGCGGCCGGGTCGTCCTCGACGGCCTCGACATCGACCTGCCGGACGACGGCGTCGTCGCCGTCATGGGACCGAACGGCAGCGGCAAGACGACGCTCGGCCGCGTCCTGCTCGGGCTCGTGCCGCCGACGAGCGGCGTGGTAGACGGCAGGCCGGCGCGCTGCTCGGCCGTGTTCCAGGAGGACCGGCTCTGCGAGCACCTCGACGCCGTCGCCAACGTGCGCCTGGTCCTTCCCCGCGACGTGTCGTCGACGAGCGTCGTCACCGCGCTCCGCGACCTGGGCCTGCCCGCTGACGCGCTCCGTCGCCCGGTCCGCGCCCTGTCCGGCGGGCAGCGCCGCCGTGTCGTCATCGCCCGCGCCCTCCTGCCCGCCGCCGACCTCGTTTTCCTCGACGAGCCCCTCACCGGCATCGACGCCGACGGTCGCGAGGCCGTCCTCGCGTGGATCGCCGAGGCCTGCCGTGGCCGAGCGGTCCTGCTCGTCACGCACGACCGCGCCGACGCCGAGCGCCTCCACGGGGACGTCGTGGAGCTTGCACCGCACCACGACCGGCGCGCGCTCGACGGTGTGACCGACGCTCGGCTGTGA
- a CDS encoding ABC transporter permease produces MRPVLVLAFWLVVWQAAALVVGQRLLLPAPAEVGARFGELVVEPAFWATVGHSLVRVLSGFVLGTVAGTVLAVTAARWSVVRALVTPLVGAVRAAPVVSFIILVLIWVDSGRLAVVVSALMVLPVVFAAVLEGIGRRDVAMLEVALVFRLPVWRRVRAIDVPAVLPFFAAACQVGIGLAWKSGIAAEVIGLPAGSVGERLYDAKLLLETADVFVWTGVVVALSLAAERGLGALLRRVPSARGAVAGGGARGRGGGAS; encoded by the coding sequence GTGCGGCCCGTCCTGGTCCTGGCGTTCTGGCTCGTCGTCTGGCAGGCGGCGGCGCTCGTCGTCGGCCAGCGGCTTCTCCTGCCGGCGCCTGCCGAGGTCGGTGCGCGGTTCGGCGAGCTGGTCGTCGAGCCGGCGTTCTGGGCCACGGTCGGGCACTCGCTCGTGCGGGTCCTGTCGGGATTCGTCCTCGGGACCGTCGCCGGCACGGTCCTCGCGGTGACGGCCGCCCGGTGGTCCGTCGTGCGGGCGCTCGTGACACCGCTGGTCGGCGCGGTGCGGGCCGCGCCCGTCGTCAGCTTCATCATCCTCGTGCTGATCTGGGTCGACAGCGGGCGCCTCGCGGTCGTCGTCAGCGCCCTCATGGTCCTGCCCGTCGTGTTCGCCGCGGTGCTGGAAGGCATCGGGCGCCGTGACGTCGCGATGCTCGAGGTCGCTCTCGTCTTCCGTCTGCCGGTCTGGCGACGCGTCCGCGCGATCGACGTCCCCGCCGTCCTGCCGTTCTTCGCCGCCGCGTGCCAGGTCGGCATCGGGCTCGCGTGGAAGAGCGGCATCGCCGCCGAGGTCATCGGCCTGCCCGCGGGCAGCGTGGGGGAGCGGCTCTACGACGCGAAGCTCCTGCTCGAGACCGCCGACGTGTTCGTCTGGACGGGCGTCGTCGTCGCCCTGAGCCTCGCCGCCGAACGCGGGCTGGGTGCGCTGCTGCGTCGGGTGCCGTCGGCGCGTGGCGCGGTGGCGGGCGGCGGTGCTCGTGGCCGGGGAGGCGGGGCGTCGTGA
- a CDS encoding PhnD/SsuA/transferrin family substrate-binding protein: protein MGLVRLMDEAARGAARHDYQVTVYGTPDEVLPKVLHGDVDVALLPANLAAVLDAKTTGTPAAIQVAAINTLGVLHVVEVGDTVHSLSDLRGRTVYSTGKGATPQLVLEHLLDLTGLDPAADLSVQYLSEATEVAARLAAEPGAVAVLPQPYVTVVAGQVPGARAALDLTEEWAAVEPDSQLVTGVVVVRAAFATEHAAAFEEFLDDYAESTAFTNEHPDEAGELIAAAGIVPAAAVATKAIPGSHITYVDGAEMRHSLAGYLAVLHAADPASVGGALPDDGFYYGADG, encoded by the coding sequence ATGGGGCTCGTCAGGCTCATGGACGAGGCCGCCCGCGGCGCCGCGCGGCACGACTACCAGGTGACGGTCTACGGCACGCCCGACGAGGTGCTGCCGAAGGTGCTGCACGGCGACGTCGATGTCGCGCTCCTGCCCGCCAACCTCGCCGCGGTGCTCGACGCGAAGACGACCGGCACGCCCGCAGCCATCCAGGTCGCCGCGATCAACACGCTCGGCGTCCTGCACGTCGTCGAGGTCGGTGACACCGTGCACTCCCTGTCCGACCTGCGCGGACGCACCGTCTACAGCACGGGCAAGGGAGCCACCCCCCAGCTCGTCCTGGAGCACCTGCTCGACCTCACCGGCCTCGACCCCGCCGCCGACCTGTCCGTGCAGTACCTCAGCGAGGCGACCGAGGTCGCCGCCCGGCTCGCCGCCGAGCCCGGTGCCGTCGCCGTCCTGCCGCAGCCCTACGTGACCGTCGTCGCGGGGCAGGTCCCCGGCGCTCGCGCGGCCCTCGACCTGACCGAGGAGTGGGCCGCCGTCGAGCCCGACTCGCAGCTCGTCACGGGGGTGGTCGTCGTCCGCGCCGCCTTCGCCACCGAGCACGCCGCGGCCTTCGAGGAGTTCCTCGACGACTACGCCGAGTCGACCGCCTTCACGAACGAGCATCCCGACGAGGCGGGCGAGCTCATCGCCGCCGCGGGGATCGTGCCTGCCGCGGCCGTCGCCACGAAGGCGATCCCGGGCTCGCACATCACCTACGTCGACGGAGCCGAGATGCGTCACTCCCTCGCGGGGTACCTCGCGGTCCTGCACGCCGCCGACCCTGCGTCGGTGGGAGGAGCCCTTCCCGATGACGGCTTCTACTACGGCGCGGACGGCTGA
- a CDS encoding [FeFe] hydrogenase, group A yields the protein MHEGQESEHVTVTVDGRSMQLREGTTLLRALQAEGVDVPSLCHDGRLERANGSCGLCVVEVGTGADGATRDVKACITPVSAGMVVTTVNPRLREYRAVRLEQLLCDHNADCVAPCVQTCPANIDIQTYLHHVATGNFEAAIRVIKDRNPFPSACGRVCPHPCEAECRRNLVDEPVAINHVKRFVADWDRAREEPWTPRLADPSGKRIAVVGAGPSGLSAAYYAALAGHRVTVFEKEDRPGGMMRYGIPEYRLPKATLDEEIAFMEAIGVEIVTGKALGTHLRLDDLRREHDAVYLAVGSWRATPLKLDGEHLPGVHLGIDWLRGVVQGVDEPVGDTVVVVGGGNTAIDCVRTALRRGARDVKLVYRRTRDEMPAEPLEIEEALHEGVDMVFLAAPTGITSVDGRLHVGCVRMELGEPDRSGRRRPVRVEGSDFVIEADTVIGAIGQTTDTTFLWDDLPVRLNEWGDVDVDGRTLQSSEANVFAGGDCVTGPATVIQAVAAGRRAAQAMDEFVRDGYVRPSQEDYTCSRGTLEDLPRDEFELQPRARRVAMPALPPAERIGSFVEVELGLTEQQARDEAARCLECGCSKQNRCDLRDAATAHHVEFTLPLHVRPWTPVAQDHPFIVRDHNKCISCGLCVAACAQVEGVDVLAFQFDGGRLTVGTRDDQPLGLTDCVSCGQCVRACPCGALDYVRERGGVFSAMHDPDKVVVGFVAPAVRSVIADHYGLAPEQASGFMAGLMRKVGFDRVFDFAFAADLTILEETTEFLERVGSGERLPQFTSCCPGWVNLVERRFPELIPHLSSCKSPQQMMGATVKRHFAERAGIPVDRLYTVSVVPCLAKKYEAARPEFAPDGVRDVDAVLTTTELLEMVEMLRLDPADVEPGAFDEPYAQVSGAGVLFGASGGVAEAALRMAVEKLTGEPPAELDVHAVRGLEGVKEATVAAGGVEVRVAVVSGLGNVDALARRIRDGEDVGYDLIEVMACPGGCVNGAGHPAPRDAHETVARQQVLVDIDRTAPLRRSQANPDVLRLYDECYGEPNSPLAHELLHTSYAPFRRPDRAPAAAEPVGAGAHAPTGPVVEHGTPGGAS from the coding sequence GTGCACGAGGGCCAGGAGTCGGAGCACGTCACCGTGACGGTGGACGGCCGGTCGATGCAGCTGCGCGAGGGGACGACCCTGCTGCGGGCGCTGCAGGCGGAGGGTGTCGACGTGCCGTCGCTGTGCCACGACGGGCGGCTGGAACGCGCGAACGGCAGCTGCGGGCTGTGCGTCGTCGAGGTCGGGACCGGCGCGGACGGGGCGACGCGCGACGTCAAGGCGTGCATCACGCCGGTGTCCGCGGGGATGGTCGTCACGACCGTGAACCCGCGCCTGCGCGAGTACCGGGCGGTGAGGCTCGAGCAGCTCCTGTGCGACCACAACGCCGACTGCGTGGCGCCGTGCGTGCAGACGTGCCCGGCGAACATCGACATCCAGACGTACCTGCACCACGTCGCCACCGGGAACTTCGAGGCGGCGATCCGCGTCATCAAGGACCGCAACCCGTTCCCGTCGGCGTGCGGGCGCGTGTGCCCCCACCCGTGCGAGGCGGAGTGCCGGCGCAACCTCGTCGACGAGCCCGTGGCGATCAACCACGTCAAGAGGTTCGTGGCCGACTGGGACCGGGCGCGCGAGGAGCCGTGGACTCCGCGGCTCGCCGACCCCAGCGGGAAGCGGATCGCGGTCGTCGGCGCCGGGCCCTCGGGACTGTCCGCGGCGTACTACGCGGCGCTCGCCGGGCACCGGGTCACGGTGTTCGAGAAGGAGGACCGCCCCGGCGGGATGATGCGGTACGGCATCCCCGAGTACCGGCTCCCGAAGGCCACGCTCGACGAGGAGATCGCCTTCATGGAGGCGATCGGCGTCGAGATCGTGACCGGCAAGGCGCTCGGCACGCACCTGCGGCTCGACGACCTGCGACGGGAGCACGACGCCGTGTACCTCGCGGTCGGGTCGTGGCGGGCGACGCCGCTCAAGCTCGACGGTGAGCACCTGCCCGGGGTGCACCTGGGCATCGACTGGCTGCGGGGCGTCGTGCAGGGCGTCGACGAGCCCGTCGGGGACACGGTCGTCGTCGTGGGGGGCGGGAACACGGCCATCGACTGCGTGCGGACCGCGCTGCGGCGCGGGGCGCGGGACGTCAAGCTCGTCTACCGCCGCACGCGCGACGAGATGCCCGCCGAGCCGCTGGAGATCGAGGAGGCGCTGCACGAGGGCGTCGACATGGTCTTCCTCGCGGCCCCGACCGGCATCACGTCCGTCGACGGGCGGCTGCACGTCGGGTGCGTGCGGATGGAGCTCGGCGAGCCGGACCGGTCGGGTCGTCGCCGGCCGGTGCGCGTCGAGGGCTCGGACTTCGTCATCGAGGCCGACACCGTCATCGGCGCGATCGGGCAGACGACGGACACGACGTTCCTGTGGGACGACCTGCCGGTGCGGCTCAATGAGTGGGGCGACGTCGACGTCGACGGCCGCACGCTGCAGAGCTCCGAGGCGAACGTGTTCGCAGGCGGCGACTGCGTCACCGGCCCCGCCACCGTGATCCAGGCGGTCGCCGCGGGCCGGCGGGCCGCGCAGGCCATGGACGAGTTCGTCCGCGACGGGTACGTGCGCCCCTCGCAGGAGGACTACACGTGCAGCCGCGGCACGCTCGAGGACCTGCCGCGCGACGAGTTCGAGCTGCAGCCCCGCGCGCGCCGCGTCGCCATGCCCGCCCTGCCGCCTGCCGAGCGCATCGGCAGCTTCGTCGAGGTGGAGCTCGGGCTGACGGAGCAGCAGGCCCGCGACGAGGCCGCGCGCTGCCTGGAGTGCGGCTGCTCCAAGCAGAACCGCTGCGACCTGCGGGATGCCGCCACCGCGCACCACGTCGAGTTCACGCTGCCGCTGCACGTGCGGCCGTGGACGCCGGTCGCGCAGGACCACCCCTTCATCGTGCGCGACCACAACAAGTGCATCTCGTGCGGGCTGTGCGTCGCGGCGTGTGCGCAGGTCGAGGGCGTCGACGTCCTGGCGTTCCAGTTCGACGGCGGGCGGCTCACGGTCGGCACGCGCGACGACCAGCCGCTCGGGCTGACCGACTGCGTGTCGTGCGGGCAGTGCGTCCGCGCGTGCCCGTGCGGCGCGCTGGACTACGTGCGCGAGCGCGGCGGCGTGTTCTCCGCGATGCACGACCCCGACAAGGTCGTCGTGGGCTTCGTCGCCCCCGCGGTGCGCAGCGTCATCGCGGACCACTACGGGCTCGCGCCCGAGCAGGCGTCCGGGTTCATGGCCGGACTCATGCGCAAGGTCGGGTTCGACCGGGTCTTCGACTTCGCGTTCGCGGCCGACCTGACGATCCTCGAGGAGACCACCGAGTTCCTGGAGCGCGTCGGCAGCGGCGAGCGCCTGCCGCAGTTCACGTCCTGCTGCCCGGGGTGGGTCAACCTCGTCGAGCGGCGGTTCCCCGAGCTCATCCCGCACCTGTCGAGCTGCAAGTCGCCGCAGCAGATGATGGGCGCCACGGTGAAGCGGCACTTCGCGGAGCGCGCCGGCATCCCCGTCGACCGGCTGTACACGGTGTCCGTCGTGCCGTGCCTCGCCAAGAAGTACGAGGCGGCGCGGCCCGAGTTCGCCCCCGACGGCGTCCGGGACGTCGACGCGGTGCTCACCACGACCGAGCTGCTCGAGATGGTGGAGATGCTGCGGCTCGACCCCGCCGACGTCGAGCCCGGGGCGTTCGACGAGCCGTACGCGCAGGTCAGCGGCGCCGGCGTGCTGTTCGGGGCGTCCGGCGGCGTCGCCGAGGCGGCGCTGCGGATGGCGGTCGAGAAGCTCACCGGCGAGCCGCCCGCCGAGCTCGACGTGCACGCCGTCCGCGGCCTCGAGGGCGTCAAGGAGGCCACGGTCGCCGCCGGAGGTGTCGAGGTGCGGGTCGCCGTCGTCAGCGGGCTCGGCAACGTCGACGCGCTCGCCCGCCGGATCCGCGACGGCGAGGACGTCGGGTACGACCTCATCGAGGTCATGGCGTGCCCCGGCGGGTGCGTCAACGGCGCCGGGCACCCGGCCCCGCGTGACGCGCACGAGACGGTCGCGCGGCAGCAGGTGCTCGTCGACATCGACCGCACGGCACCGCTGCGGCGCTCGCAGGCCAACCCCGACGTGCTGCGGCTCTACGACGAGTGCTACGGCGAGCCGAACTCGCCGCTCGCGCACGAGCTCCTGCACACCTCCTACGCACCGTTCCGCCGTCCCGACCGTGCTCCGGCTGCTGCTGAGCCCGTCGGCGCCGGTGCGCACGCGCCGACCGGTCCCGTCGTCGAGCACGGCACGCCGGGCGGTGCGTCGTGA
- the arr gene encoding NAD(+)--rifampin ADP-ribosyltransferase, translating to MADAPVPFEVHESGGYLHGTRADLRVGDLLEPGRRSNYGAGRAAGYVYVTQTLDAATWGAELAAGDGPGRIYLVEPTGDLEDDPNVTNQRFPGNPTRSYRTREPVRVVGEIVDWVGHPPEQLAAMRAHLDDLARQGVEAIED from the coding sequence ATGGCCGACGCACCGGTCCCGTTCGAGGTCCACGAGTCTGGCGGCTACCTGCACGGCACCCGCGCCGACCTGCGGGTGGGCGACCTGCTCGAACCGGGCCGACGCTCCAACTACGGCGCCGGCCGCGCGGCCGGGTACGTCTACGTCACGCAGACGCTCGACGCGGCCACGTGGGGAGCGGAGCTCGCGGCCGGGGACGGGCCGGGGCGCATCTACCTCGTCGAGCCGACGGGCGACCTCGAGGACGACCCGAACGTCACGAACCAGCGGTTCCCGGGCAACCCGACCCGCTCGTACCGGACCCGCGAGCCCGTCCGGGTCGTCGGCGAGATCGTCGACTGGGTCGGCCACCCGCCCGAGCAGCTCGCGGCGATGCGTGCCCACCTCGACGACCTCGCCCGGCAGGGCGTCGAGGCGATCGAGGACTGA
- a CDS encoding TetR/AcrR family transcriptional regulator, which yields MSSNAPAAPRAGRPRSEATRHAILDAATDLALAGGRVPTIDAVASQAGVSRTTIYKWWPSSAAVLAEGLLDRFHESIEFDDALPVREALTLQVDALVTLLRDTAAGALVRQLLAAAASDRAVGVAMLDRWLEPRRATAAHHLERGVQQGLVRPDADLALVVDVLFAPVYHRLVWGHAPLEPGLARQVCDLVWPTICVTSPAAPAAAS from the coding sequence GTGTCCAGTAATGCGCCGGCCGCGCCGCGGGCAGGTCGTCCCCGCTCGGAGGCCACCCGCCACGCGATCCTCGACGCCGCCACCGACCTCGCGCTCGCGGGCGGTCGCGTGCCGACGATCGACGCCGTCGCGTCCCAGGCCGGCGTGTCCCGGACGACGATCTACAAGTGGTGGCCGTCGTCGGCCGCGGTGCTGGCCGAGGGACTGCTCGACAGGTTCCACGAGAGCATCGAGTTCGACGACGCGCTACCGGTGCGCGAGGCGCTGACGCTCCAGGTCGACGCCCTCGTCACGCTCCTGCGCGACACCGCCGCCGGGGCACTGGTCCGCCAGCTCCTCGCCGCCGCCGCGAGCGACCGCGCGGTCGGGGTCGCGATGCTCGACCGCTGGCTCGAGCCGCGCCGTGCCACCGCGGCCCACCACCTCGAGCGGGGCGTCCAGCAGGGCCTCGTCCGCCCCGACGCCGACCTCGCGCTCGTCGTCGACGTGCTGTTCGCCCCCGTCTACCACCGGCTCGTGTGGGGCCACGCCCCGCTCGAGCCGGGCCTGGCCCGGCAGGTCTGCGACCTCGTCTGGCCCACGATCTGCGTCACCTCCCCAGCCGCACCCGCCGCCGCCTCCTGA
- the poxB gene encoding ubiquinone-dependent pyruvate dehydrogenase, protein MTTVAKNIVDTLVASGVKRVYGIPGDSLNGFTDALRGSGIEWVHVRHEEAGAFAAGAEAALTGEIAVAVGSAGPGNLHLINGLYDAQRSRVPVLAIAAHIPTEEIGSGYFQETHPQELFREASVYSEYVSSPTQMPRILRTAMQTALEKRGVAVVVIPGDIALAEAVDTTVTPVRATRPRVLPSQDELVQAAALLNGSDRVTILAGAGAEHAHDQVVALAGKLAAPVVHTLRSKQFVEHDNPYDVGMTGLLGFASGYKAMEGADTLLMLGTDFPYRAFLPEKAKVAQIDLRGEHLGRRTALDLGLVGDVGDTVDALLPLLDQATDREHLDDSLAHYAKTRTKLDDLATPRKGDQPLHPQFVARVVDELAADDAVFIPDVGSPVIWAARYLKMNGRRNLIGSFIHGSMANALPQAVGAAAATGRQVVALSGDGGIAMLLGELLTLTQNRLPVKVVVFNNASLNFVELEMKAAGFVTHATGLENPSLAAIAQAAGLKAFRVERSQDLRGALAEAFAYDGPALVDVVTERQELTIPPSVKLDQAKGFALYALRTLLSGRGDELLDLTRANLRQVF, encoded by the coding sequence ATGACCACCGTCGCCAAGAACATCGTCGACACCCTCGTCGCATCGGGCGTGAAGCGCGTCTACGGCATCCCCGGGGACTCGCTCAACGGCTTCACCGACGCGCTGCGCGGCTCCGGCATCGAGTGGGTGCACGTGCGCCACGAGGAGGCAGGTGCGTTCGCGGCCGGGGCGGAGGCGGCCCTGACCGGGGAGATCGCCGTCGCCGTCGGCAGCGCAGGCCCGGGCAACCTGCACCTCATCAACGGCCTGTACGACGCGCAGCGCTCGCGCGTCCCCGTGCTGGCGATCGCCGCGCACATCCCCACCGAGGAGATCGGCAGCGGCTACTTCCAGGAGACGCACCCGCAGGAGCTGTTCCGCGAGGCGTCCGTCTACTCGGAGTACGTCTCGTCGCCGACGCAGATGCCGCGCATCCTGCGCACGGCGATGCAGACGGCGCTGGAGAAGCGCGGCGTCGCGGTGGTGGTCATCCCGGGCGACATCGCTCTCGCCGAGGCGGTCGACACCACTGTCACGCCGGTGCGCGCGACGCGTCCGCGCGTGCTGCCGTCGCAGGACGAGCTCGTGCAGGCGGCCGCGCTGCTCAACGGCTCCGACCGCGTGACGATCCTCGCCGGCGCGGGCGCAGAGCACGCGCACGACCAGGTCGTCGCGCTCGCCGGGAAGCTCGCCGCACCGGTCGTCCACACGCTGCGGTCCAAGCAGTTCGTCGAGCACGACAACCCCTACGACGTCGGCATGACCGGGCTGCTCGGGTTCGCCTCCGGCTACAAGGCCATGGAGGGCGCCGACACGCTGCTCATGCTGGGCACCGACTTCCCGTACCGCGCGTTCCTGCCCGAGAAGGCGAAGGTCGCGCAGATCGACCTGCGCGGCGAGCACCTCGGCCGCCGCACCGCGCTCGACCTCGGGCTCGTCGGTGACGTCGGCGACACCGTCGACGCCCTCCTGCCCCTGCTCGACCAGGCGACCGACCGCGAGCACCTCGACGACTCGCTCGCGCACTACGCGAAGACGCGCACCAAGCTCGACGACCTCGCGACCCCGCGCAAGGGCGACCAGCCGCTGCACCCGCAGTTCGTCGCGCGCGTGGTCGACGAGCTCGCCGCCGACGACGCCGTCTTCATCCCCGACGTCGGCTCCCCCGTCATCTGGGCAGCCCGGTACCTGAAGATGAACGGCCGCCGGAACCTCATCGGCTCGTTCATCCACGGCTCGATGGCGAATGCGCTGCCGCAGGCCGTCGGCGCGGCGGCTGCGACCGGACGCCAGGTCGTCGCGCTGTCGGGCGACGGCGGCATCGCGATGCTCCTCGGCGAGCTGCTGACGCTCACGCAGAACCGGCTCCCCGTGAAGGTCGTCGTGTTCAACAACGCGTCGCTCAACTTCGTCGAGCTCGAGATGAAGGCGGCCGGGTTCGTCACGCACGCGACCGGTCTGGAGAACCCGAGCCTGGCCGCGATCGCGCAGGCTGCCGGGCTCAAGGCGTTCCGCGTCGAGCGGTCGCAGGACCTGCGGGGTGCGCTCGCCGAGGCGTTCGCGTACGACGGGCCCGCTCTGGTCGACGTCGTCACCGAGCGGCAGGAGCTGACGATCCCGCCGTCGGTCAAGCTCGACCAGGCCAAGGGCTTCGCGCTGTACGCGCTGCGCACGCTGCTCTCGGGCCGCGGCGACGAGCTCCTCGACCTGACCCGCGCCAACCTCCGCCAGGTCTTCTGA
- a CDS encoding Ltp family lipoprotein, with the protein MATRFNPPPNWPPPPVGWTPPPGWAPDPAWGPPPPGWRVWVDDTAAGAGPFAPPAGRPAPTPPAPPVPSGPPGVAAGPPPAAPDGPPSGEQPARSWIARHAELVGIGAFLLLLVVIAAASAVAGGGGRGEERDAVAVAEQSQDAVDEEAEAEREAAEEAERKAAEEAEAAAKAEEERLAEEQRLADEAAAAAAEAAEAARIGSVAQQNAYRTAVSYLDFSAFSRSGLAHQLEFEGYSAADAEFALARLEAEGSVDWNAQAAAKAASYLEFMAFSHAGLVEQLVFEGFSPEQAEYGVSTTGL; encoded by the coding sequence ATGGCCACGCGCTTCAACCCGCCGCCGAACTGGCCCCCGCCACCGGTCGGGTGGACACCACCGCCCGGCTGGGCTCCCGATCCCGCCTGGGGTCCGCCGCCGCCGGGCTGGCGCGTCTGGGTCGACGACACCGCCGCGGGCGCCGGCCCGTTCGCACCCCCCGCCGGACGACCGGCACCGACGCCGCCCGCACCGCCGGTTCCCTCGGGGCCGCCGGGAGTCGCGGCCGGTCCGCCCCCGGCGGCGCCCGACGGGCCGCCGTCCGGCGAGCAGCCCGCCCGGTCGTGGATCGCCCGCCACGCGGAGCTCGTCGGCATCGGCGCGTTCCTGCTCCTCCTCGTCGTGATCGCTGCGGCCAGCGCCGTCGCCGGAGGCGGCGGCAGGGGCGAGGAGCGGGACGCGGTCGCCGTCGCCGAGCAGTCGCAGGACGCCGTCGACGAGGAGGCCGAGGCGGAGCGTGAGGCCGCCGAGGAGGCGGAGCGGAAGGCGGCCGAAGAGGCCGAGGCCGCCGCGAAGGCGGAGGAGGAGCGGCTCGCGGAGGAGCAGCGCCTCGCGGACGAGGCGGCAGCGGCGGCCGCCGAGGCTGCCGAGGCGGCCCGGATCGGCAGCGTCGCCCAGCAGAACGCCTACCGGACCGCCGTCAGCTACCTGGACTTCAGCGCGTTCTCCCGTTCGGGGCTCGCCCACCAGCTGGAGTTCGAGGGGTACAGCGCCGCCGACGCCGAGTTCGCGCTCGCGCGGCTCGAGGCCGAGGGCAGCGTCGACTGGAACGCCCAGGCGGCGGCGAAGGCGGCCAGCTACCTGGAGTTCATGGCCTTCTCGCACGCGGGCCTGGTCGAGCAGCTGGTCTTCGAGGGCTTCAGCCCGGAGCAGGCCGAGTACGGGGTCAGCACCACCGGCCTCTAG
- a CDS encoding GNAT family N-acetyltransferase encodes MDGRLDEARRTLDGVPINTMFAVAALDAGAPLWSDREVDPRAFHVVHPYGMSFVWGPALDEAVGVVAEHLVSRTTGEEWLQVEPRWNGLDWDGALAAAHPTGARVAVTRHARLNFAFDADAFAARRGALAPTDGWAARRAVADDFGWAGSVVPSLFWADAGTFLSQGGGVVVERDGETGAMAFTSYRRGDRLELGIETAHAWRRRGLASAAAAAMIDVALDAGLEPVWSCRDGNVGSHRLACALGFTLTTRTPYFHLAAAPS; translated from the coding sequence GTGGACGGACGGCTCGACGAGGCTCGGCGCACGCTGGACGGCGTCCCGATCAACACCATGTTCGCCGTGGCGGCCCTCGACGCCGGGGCGCCGCTGTGGTCCGACCGGGAGGTCGACCCGCGGGCGTTCCACGTCGTGCACCCCTACGGCATGTCGTTCGTGTGGGGCCCGGCGCTCGACGAGGCGGTGGGCGTGGTCGCCGAGCACCTCGTGAGCCGGACGACGGGGGAGGAGTGGCTGCAGGTGGAGCCCCGCTGGAACGGGCTCGACTGGGACGGCGCCCTCGCTGCTGCGCACCCGACCGGCGCGCGCGTCGCCGTGACGCGGCACGCGCGTCTCAACTTCGCCTTCGACGCCGACGCCTTCGCGGCACGTCGCGGTGCGCTCGCGCCGACGGACGGGTGGGCCGCGCGGCGTGCCGTCGCCGACGACTTCGGGTGGGCCGGGTCGGTGGTGCCGAGCCTGTTCTGGGCGGATGCCGGCACGTTCCTCTCGCAGGGCGGCGGTGTCGTCGTCGAGCGGGACGGCGAGACCGGCGCCATGGCGTTCACGTCGTACCGGCGCGGGGACCGTCTGGAGCTCGGCATCGAGACGGCGCATGCGTGGCGGCGCCGCGGGCTGGCGTCCGCGGCGGCCGCAGCCATGATCGACGTGGCGCTCGACGCCGGCCTCGAACCCGTCTGGTCGTGCCGGGACGGCAACGTCGGCTCGCACCGGCTGGCGTGCGCGCTCGGCTTCACGCTGACGACCCGCACGCCGTACTTCCACCTCGCGGCGGCGCCTTCCTGA
- a CDS encoding CoA-binding protein — protein MTSIKAAAEVFLDARRIAVTGVSRTPGSHGANVVYTRLRELGYEVFAVNPNAEDVEGDPAYANLGAIPGGVEAVVVATRPQHASATVQEAIDLGIMQVWMHRSVDKGSVDDDATRLGRAHGLTVIDGGCPLMYGRASDRGHRVMCRVLSLTRRIPRTV, from the coding sequence GTGACCAGCATCAAGGCGGCGGCGGAGGTGTTCCTCGACGCGCGGCGGATCGCCGTCACGGGCGTCTCTCGGACCCCGGGCAGCCACGGCGCCAACGTCGTCTACACGCGGTTGCGCGAGCTCGGGTACGAGGTCTTCGCGGTCAACCCGAACGCCGAGGACGTCGAGGGCGACCCCGCCTACGCGAACCTGGGGGCGATCCCCGGCGGCGTGGAGGCGGTCGTGGTCGCGACCCGGCCTCAGCACGCGTCGGCGACCGTGCAGGAGGCGATCGACCTGGGGATCATGCAGGTCTGGATGCACCGGTCGGTGGACAAGGGAAGCGTCGACGACGACGCGACGCGGCTCGGCCGCGCGCACGGGCTGACGGTCATCGACGGCGGCTGCCCGCTCATGTACGGGCGGGCGTCCGACCGCGGGCACCGCGTCATGTGCCGGGTCCTGTCGTTGACGCGGCGGATCCCGCGGACCGTGTGA